TTATCAACTACATCTCTCGATGCGCCAACATAGTATCGGTTGAGTTGATTTGAAAAAAGGATATAGCAGCAAGGCATATCAGCATGTCAAATGGTTAAAACAAAAAACCACCTACGATTTAAGTAAGTGGTTGTTTATTTGTGTGGGAGCAACAGGGTTCGAACCTGTGACCCTCCCGACTTACAGGTCGGGATGCGCTGAACCATGCCCGCTCACATTGATTAATTTTTCAATCATTATTCTGCTTTTCCAGGCTTTAATTTGTTTTTCTCTGGACAGCGCGTCTTTGAATTCCTGAAAGGTTTCTACGTAAACAACGCACCAATCATTGGCAGCAGCCGTAAACCCCTTGTGTTTGTGGTTGTGTTTATAAGTTCTTTTATCAACCACATCTCTCGATGCGCCAACATAGTATCGGTTGAGTTGATTCGAAAAAAGGATATAGCAGCAAGGCATATCAGCATGTCAAATGGTTAAAACAAAAAACCACCTACGATTTAAGTAAGTGGTTGTTTATTTGTGTGGGAGCAACAGGGTTCGAACCTGTGACCCTCCCGACTTACAGGTCGGGATGCGCTGAACCATGCCCGCTCACATTGATTAATTTTTCAATCATTATTCTGCTTTTCCAGGCTTTAATTTGTTTTTCTCTGGACAGCGCGTCTTTGAATTCCTGAAAGGTTTCTACGTAAACAACGCACCAATCATTGGCAGCAGCCGTAAACCCCTTGTGTTTGTGGTTGTGTTTATAGGTTCTTTTATCAACCACATCTCTCGATGCGCCAACATAGTATCGGTTGAGTTGATTTGAAAAAAGGATATAGCAGCAAGGCATATCAGAAGGGCGAATGGCTAAAAGCAAAAAACCACCTACAGATATCGTAAGTGGTTGTTTATTTGTGTGGGAGCAACAGGGTTCGAACCTGTGACCCTCCCGACTTACAGGTCGGGATGCGCTGAACCATGCCCGCTCACATTGATTAATTTTTCAATCATTATTCTGCTTTTCCAGGCTTTAATTTGTTTTTCTCTGGACAGCGCGTCTTTGAATTCCTGAAAGGTTTCTACGTAAACAACGCACCAATCATTGGCAGCAGCCGTAAACCCCTTGTGTTTGTGGTTGTGTTTATAGGTTCTTTTATCAACTACATCTCTCGATGCGCCAACATAGTATCGGTTGAGTTGATTTGAAAAAAGGATATAGCAGCAAGGCATATCAGCATGTCAAATGGTTAAAACAAAAAACCACCTACGATTTAAGTAAGTGGTTGTTTATTTGTGTGGGAGCAACAGGGTTCGAACCTGTGACCCTCCCGACTATAGGTCGGGATGCACTGAACCAGCATATTTTCATTGGTAAATCAGCATGTCAAATGGTTAAAACAAAAAACCACCTACGATTTAAGTAAGTGGTTGTTTATTTGTGTGGGAGCAACAGGGTTCGAACCTGTGACCCTCCCGACTATAGGTCGGGATGCACTGAACCAGCATATTTTCATTGGTAAATCAGCATGTCAAATGGTTAAAACAAAAAACCACCTACGATTTAAGTAAGTGGTTGTTTATTTGTGTGGGAGCAACAGGGTTCGAACCTGTGACCCTCCCGACTATAGGTCGGGATGCACTGAACCAGCATATTTTCATTGGTAAATCAGCATGTCAAATGGTTAAAACAAAAAACCACCTACGATTTAAGTAAGTGGTTGTTTATTTGTGTGGGAGCAACAGGGTTCGAACCTGTGACCCCCTGCTTGTAAGGCAGGTGCTCTGAACCAGCTGAGCTATGCTCCCATTATTTCAATTTTTTGTTCTTACCCGGAACCGCTGTTGTTCCGAATGAGGCTGCAAATTTAAGCACTTATTTTAATCCTGCAAGGGTTTTGATAAAAAAATATGATAATTTTTTGAATTATTTTTTTGTTGTCTGATTTTCATGGAGATATATTATAGCATAAAAATTTGGGATGAAAGATAATCTCCAAAAATTGTTTTGCAGCATCTTTTTAGCAATCTGATGGCCTTTTAGGTGCCTTTTGGTCTAAATGTGATAAATATGAGGGTCACTATGCAAGATTGCATTAAATTTGCATGTTTTTCACCATTATGTTGTACTCTTTTCTCAAAAAAATCAGTTTTTTCGCTTGGGCAGCTATCATATTGCTGCTTGTTGCATCATGCAGCACCAAGTCTAAGCTTGAGAAAAGGGGAGGTTACCTGATGGACAGGCATGTGGTAAAAACTGACCGTCCCGGAATATCAAAGTATGATCTTGAAAATTTTGCCCAGCCTAAACCAAACAGAAAGTTTTTAGGCTTGTTCCGACAAGGTGTTTGGATTTATGACGCCTTTTCAGGCGGAAGAGAGAGCCGGTTTAAACATTGGGTGCGTACCCGGCTCGGGGCAGCTCCGGTTTTGCTGGATTCGGCACTGGTTGATAATTCAATGAACTCTATGCGGGTCTACTTGAACAATAAAGGATACTTCGGAGCGCATTTAACCCGGCAAATTCATTATAGAAGAACAAAAGCATCCGTAACTTATAATACAATTACACCGGCTCCTTTTATTTTCGGAAATATTACATACGATATTGCAGATGATAGCCTGCAATACTTTGTCAATAAAATGCAGGCCAATTCATTGCTGAAACAGGGCGGGCAATATGACGCATATTTGCTGCGCGACGAAAGGGAGCGTATTACAAAAGAACTGAAGGATATCGGGTATTATGCATTTTCAAGAGAATTTATCTTTTTTGAAATTGACACTTCTCAGGTTCAGCGAAAAGCTGATGTGAAGATTTATATTCAAAATCGGAGAATCCAGGGTGCTTCTGCTACCGATTCACTGAATGAAATGCCTCATATTCGCTATTTTATCAACAATGTATATATTTACTCCAATCAAACCGGAATGACATCTGATTCGTCTTTCGTGCTTGATACCCTTGCCTACAGGCCTTCTTATGACACATCGGGTCAATCCAACCCTTTGTTCTATCAGATATACCGCGAACGGATTAGAGTCAGGCCAGAGGCAATTGCCAGAGCTGTTTTTGTAAAGCCCGGAGAGCCTTTCAGTCAGCAAAATATCAATCTTACCTATAACAGAATCCAGAACCTGGGTCTTTCAAGGTACGTG
The nucleotide sequence above comes from Lentimicrobiaceae bacterium. Encoded proteins:
- a CDS encoding GIY-YIG nuclease family protein, with product MPCCYILFSNQLNRYYVGASRDVVDKRTYKHNHKHKGFTAAANDWCVVYVETFQEFKDALSREKQIKAWKSRIMIEKLINVSGHGSAHPDL
- a CDS encoding GIY-YIG nuclease family protein, with translation MPCCYILFSNQLNRYYVGASRDVVDKRTYKHNHKHKGFTAAANDWCVVYVETFQEFKDALSREKQIKAWKSRIMIEKLINVSGHGSAHPDL
- a CDS encoding GIY-YIG nuclease family protein; protein product: MPCCYILFSNQLNRYYVGASRDVVDKRTYKHNHKHKGFTAAANDWCVVYVETFQEFKDALSREKQIKAWKSRIMIEKLINVSGHGSAHPDL